In bacterium, the sequence CCCGCTCAGCGCCCTGGCTCGCCTGGTCGATTATCGGCTATGGACTTCTGGCCTCCATCCTGCCGGTATGGCTGTTGCTAGCCCCTCGTGACTACCTGAGTTCATTCATGAAGATTGGCACTGTTATTGTCCTGATGCTGGCGATTATCTGGGTGGCCCCACAGCTTCACATGCCCAAGCTTACCAGTTTCATTTATGGTAATGGACTGGTGGTTCCGGGCAAACTCTTTCCGTTCGTGTTCATTACCATTGCCTGCGGAGCAATCTCCGGCTTCCACGCCCTGATTTCCACCGGCACTACCCCAAAACTTGTGACGCACGAATCCACTGTCCATTCGGTGGCCTATGGCGCCATGATTACTGAGATGGCCGTAGGCGTCATGGCTCTTATTGCCGCTTGTGCCATGGAGCCGGGCCAATACTTTGCCATCAACATGAAGGGCGAGCCCGCGGCGGTTGTGGCCAAAATATCGGCGGCCGGCTTCCCGGTAACCGAAGCCGAAATGTCTCAACTGGCCAACGATGTGGGCGAGAAAACCTTGATTGGGAGAACCGGCGGAGCCCCCACGTTTGCTGTGGGCATGGCCAAGATGTTCACCGACGCCATCGGAAGTAAGGCCATGATGGCACTCTGGTACCACTTTGCCATTATGTTTGAGGCGTTGTTCATTCTCACAACGATCGATGCCGGAACAAGGGTGGGCCGCTTTTTGCTGCAGGACGTTTTGGGCCATGTGTGGAAACCGCTGGGGAATACTGCATCCATTCCGGCCAATCTGCTCGCCAGTGTTTTATTTGTCAGTGCCTGGGGCTGGTTCCTTTATCAGGGAGTGATTGACCCGTATGGTGGCATCAACAGTCTCTGGCCGATCTTCGGCATTGCCAACCAGTTGCTTGCTGTAATCGCATTGGCATTGGGAACCACCATCTTGATTAAAATGAACCGTGATCGTTACATCTGGGTCACCCTCATTCCCCTGGTTTTTCTGTTGATTGTCACCATGACAGCAGGCTGGCAGAAAATCTTTGCAACACATGCCGGGGGCTTTATACCCGCCATTGCGACCCTACGCCAACAATTGGCTGTCGCCAGTCCCGGCGATATCACCCGAATCTCAGCTCAGATTTTTAATAACCAAGTCGACATCGCTGTTACGGCAACCTTTATGGTCATGGTGCTTCTGATTGTTGGGGCAAGCCTTCACCTCTGGATTCGCCTATTCACAGGAAAGGCTCCCAGACATCTCTGCGAAGATCCTGCCTTGCCGCATCCTGAATTGATGGTTCTGGAAGGTTGAGCAGTAAAATTGATGTCTCATAATGTCTCATCCGAGCTTGGTGAGACAATTTTGGCCAATAGCGTGGTTCTCGATGCAAATTTGATCACATAGCGTATCAGTAACGCCATCAACATGTTACAAATAATATTACAGCCTTCCTCAACTATGGCACCGTCCATGCTAAACATAATAATGTTAAAAGAAGAATAAACAGAAAGGTAAGTGAGGATAAAAATGAAAATAGTTAAAATGGCAAGTGTTGCAGTTGCAGCATTGGTTGGTGTGGGGTCGGCAGTAGCGATGGCTCATTGTGGAACATGCGGTGTGGATGATGATCACGCCAAGACAAAGGGTGATGATAAGGCGGTAGCTTGTCCCGCTGGAGCCTGTGCGGTTGAAATGAATGCGGACGCAAAAGGTTGTCCTGTGGCATCCAAGGAAGCCGTAGTGAACACAGAGGGCTTGGCTACACTCATTAATTCAAAAGTTCCGCTAAAGATCTTCGATGCACGTAGCGGGAAATATGATGATGGACAGCGCCTGTCCGGGGCACAGCAGTTGAGTGCTGATGCAGATGAAGCGGTCATTTCAAAAGCAATACCGGATAAATCAGCATTGGTTGTCACCTATTGTGCCGGGCTCAAATGTCCCGCAAGCAAAGCGTTGGCAGACCGGTTAAAAAAACTGGGTTACACAAATGTTATAGAATATCCGCAAGGAATTGCAGGTTGGCTGGAGGCAGGAAAAGCTGTAGACAAAAAATAAGGGGCCCCGAAAGGAGGGCAGTCAACAGACAAACAGTGAACCATTGACAGTTAACAGTAAGTCCGCATCAAGCGGATGCGCCAAAGGCGCTCAAGAAAACGGTTAACAGTTGAAAACAGGAGTCAGATTCAGAAGGGATTCTGGATTCTGACTCCTTCATTTTTTGCTTACTGCCCACTGCTCTCTGTACACTGTCCACTGCTCACTGCCCACTGGCACTGGCTGCTTCACTCGCAGGGGAGTGCTTCGAGTTCCAGCGCTGCTTTTTCCCAGAGTTCAACCGTCTCAGCCAGTTCAGCCTGGATCTCACTCAGGCGACGGTTGAGGTTGGCATAATCGGTTCCCACCATCGGTTTCATCATTTCACCAGACAACTTATCCTGCTCCTGCTCCAGCGCTGTCATTTTACGTTCTGCAGCTTTAACGCGCTTTTCAACGGGGCCTCGAACTT encodes:
- a CDS encoding carbon starvation CstA family protein; this translates as MKLRSILFWLFLSLLGATSLAVIAFHRGESISALWFVTATLCCFMISYRFYSKWLAAKVLALDDRRATPAYTKEDGKDYVPTNRWIVFGHHFAAIAGPGPLVGPVLAAQFGYLPGTLWILIGGTLAGGVHDAVALFCSMRRGGKSLGQMVKEEVGTFAGALALWGILCIMVILISVLALVVVKALAESPWGLFTVASTIPIALFMGIYLRVIRPGKVVEGSIMGALLLLVAVWGGQFIHGSPVWSAWFTRSAPWLAWSIIGYGLLASILPVWLLLAPRDYLSSFMKIGTVIVLMLAIIWVAPQLHMPKLTSFIYGNGLVVPGKLFPFVFITIACGAISGFHALISTGTTPKLVTHESTVHSVAYGAMITEMAVGVMALIAACAMEPGQYFAINMKGEPAAVVAKISAAGFPVTEAEMSQLANDVGEKTLIGRTGGAPTFAVGMAKMFTDAIGSKAMMALWYHFAIMFEALFILTTIDAGTRVGRFLLQDVLGHVWKPLGNTASIPANLLASVLFVSAWGWFLYQGVIDPYGGINSLWPIFGIANQLLAVIALALGTTILIKMNRDRYIWVTLIPLVFLLIVTMTAGWQKIFATHAGGFIPAIATLRQQLAVASPGDITRISAQIFNNQVDIAVTATFMVMVLLIVGASLHLWIRLFTGKAPRHLCEDPALPHPELMVLEG
- a CDS encoding rhodanese-like domain-containing protein, which encodes MKIVKMASVAVAALVGVGSAVAMAHCGTCGVDDDHAKTKGDDKAVACPAGACAVEMNADAKGCPVASKEAVVNTEGLATLINSKVPLKIFDARSGKYDDGQRLSGAQQLSADADEAVISKAIPDKSALVVTYCAGLKCPASKALADRLKKLGYTNVIEYPQGIAGWLEAGKAVDKK